A DNA window from Thermodesulfovibrionales bacterium contains the following coding sequences:
- a CDS encoding J domain-containing protein, producing TDTVKVKIPAGVDTGSKVKLKGMGNAGHDGGPSGDIFIEITVRPHPVFKREGNDLSVDVPLTFSEAALGAKIEVPTIDGRAVMTIPPGTQGGQRFKLTGKGFPSPKGGPRGNQFVTAKIAVPKDLSSREKEIVKETEALYRENPRKGSGR from the coding sequence ACAGACACGGTAAAGGTGAAGATCCCGGCAGGGGTCGATACCGGATCGAAGGTGAAGCTGAAAGGCATGGGCAATGCCGGCCATGACGGCGGGCCGAGCGGAGACATCTTCATCGAGATCACCGTCAGGCCGCACCCGGTATTCAAGCGCGAAGGCAACGACCTCTCCGTTGATGTCCCGCTCACCTTCAGTGAAGCGGCCCTCGGAGCGAAGATAGAGGTTCCGACGATCGACGGCAGAGCGGTGATGACCATCCCGCCCGGCACTCAGGGCGGACAGAGGTTCAAATTGACGGGGAAAGGCTTCCCGTCTCCGAAGGGCGGTCCAAGGGGCAACCAGTTTGTTACCGCCAAGATAGCGGTCCCGAAGGACTTGAGCAGCCGCGAGAAGGAAATCGTGAAAGAGACAGAGGCGCTCTACAG